The Coffea arabica cultivar ET-39 chromosome 2c, Coffea Arabica ET-39 HiFi, whole genome shotgun sequence genome includes the window CAGTTGTGGACAATATGTTTTGACGTGACCAATGAATTTTTGATGTGCATGAAGGCTGTGTAGGTCTGCAAGGAGGAGGAAAGTGGTGGTGCCTTGGTGTTTCAATGTTGAAGCTGATGGCTTGGTTCCTTTGTTTTGTGTTTATGAAATCCACAATTGGTTGAATTCTTGTCTTACTTTGAAGCTAGAAAGGACtattacaattcaaaagggcTACCTTTCTCTTTGGCTTGTTTTAGGCTTTTAGCGAGAAtacatttttctatttcttttagcGAGAATACATTTATTAAACTTTTTGTGAGAATGCATTCTTCTAAAGAATCGTGAATTTGTGTTGCaatattttctatttatattgTCATTGTTGGTTGTGGTTTTGCCAGAATGTCTCAGCTGGTTGTTGCTCTTGAGGCTTATCAAGATTTTGGCTGGTATTTTGCAAAAAAGGAAGTAATTTGCTTTTTTCATTATAGTAGTCATGTATTATATCAATATTTGGCTGTATCAATGTTTGCTTTTTTCAGACGCCAAGAGACTACTAATGGCTAGGGCTGGTGTTGCTTCCAGAGGCCAAAAGTTTCGATTTCTAACAAACCATTTCAATGTTAAAGTAGCTAGAAATGAGGGCTACTTTTTCCACTACAGTGTATATAACCTCTatctttgacaaaaaaaaaaagtatataacCTCTATCTCTATGATGGTTGTTTAAGCAAGCAATTTAGCACAAGTATTCTGTTCTTGATATGCAAGTGTCGATTTATATTATCATTGTTACaatattttctatttatattgTCATTGTTGGTTGTAATTTTTGCTTGAATATCTTAGACGGTGTCGGGTTTTGGCTGATAATTTGCCAAAAAATGAAgtaatttgcatttttcattaaaGCTTGAGTAACAATTAgctaaatgcaagaaaaagtaaATTATTAAAGGTACAAATTggttttttcctttaaatttttagtaaaaattagctaaatgtaagaaaaaaagaaattattatataaaaaaagaaaaaagaaaaattttatgtaagcaaatgtttcatgaaaacaattctaattcctaatgaATTATTCTCTCATTCAAACAAAGAATTTTGgaattccaaataaattccGTATCAATTCTATGCACTTTTCAAACGAAAGAATTGCAAGGATTTGGAATTCCAATTCTAATTCAATTCCCCAAACGTACCCGTTTCTCTTGAActtaaggaaaaataaaactaagAGCGCCTTTTTTTGGATTGTTTGTAGTTTTTACTAATTCAATACTTCATTAACAGATTATCGCGACCATTTGAGTTAGGATTTGGAGTTTAAGGTGATATCTTGGAATCTGGATTTAGTTTGTATGTTTCATATGAAACTTAAAATTAACTACCTGTATGCAATGAAAATATTGGTATTTTTAAGATGTACAATGGCCTTAAAAACTATGTGACCAAATCTAGTTTTAATTTGGCATGGTGCAAGTCTATAAGTGAAAGGAAAATTACGTGTTAATACTATTAAATAATTCTTCTAAATCATTAAGTTGATAGAATAATGTAAAGGATGGGGCTAAATCTACACTCCCTCAGTTTAAATCCACACCTCTAGCATTATGATGATAATAAAGCCCATAGGAGTTTGATAGAAACTTTTTCCAATAGAAAAACTTGTCTTTCATGCAACAAAAGATGCTTAAAAAATcaattataaattttaattaattgaaaTTGTTTGATACCATCATCCTAATCATCGatgtttttttaaaattatactttAATTAACATTAAAGTGCAATgtgacaaaaagataaaaatattttattcacacaatttaaaaaaatctcTTATCTCCTCTTACATGATAAAACGATATAAAACATTCTCTCCACCaaataagaggaaaaaaaaatgtcatcaaagtgAATGAAAAAAGGTCAGAAATTTTAAGATCATTCGTAATGATGTaaattttaaatccaaattGGCACCAtctattttcacaaaaaaaaactaatttttttattgaaaatttttctatCAAAGCCCCATAAATATTAGGGATTTTTCCGTCAACTGATTATAAAGATGTGAATTTAGATTGTGAAGGTGTAGATTTAGCTAGCTTGTAATTAAAAGACACAAATGTAGATATCCAATAGTGGCATTTCTATTCATTGTCTCATTTTCTCTCTAAACAAATTAACCGTTTTCAGAAATGTTATGTATTCTCAAAAGTCGAGTTTGGCATGTAAACCATTTCTTCTTTTGCCAGCGTAGGAATAAAATTGTTAAGTTTGTAACTTTCAAAATCAAGTATGGCCATGTGGCCAGAACTTTGGGCCACTATCAAGCATGATAACCCGAACTGGAACAGACTGGACCTTGGACCTATGTCTACACCGGGTCTGGCTTTCAAGTTTCCAAGGTTAGCCCATATTTAAATAGTTGTTTTGTTTGTTACTGTCAAAATCAAGATTGGCCATACGGCTAGAATTTTGGGCTACTAGTTAGCATGATGACTGGGACTGGACTGGACCCTGGACCTAGGTCTTCAGCCAGTCTGGCCTTGAAGTTTCCAAGGCTAGCCCATATTTAAATGGTCGTGGTTGGACATTGGCAAGTCAGCCGCATCATAACCTCTCAAGTTGGAGTGTTCAGTGGTGTCCCGTTATGTGATTGTCACATTTAGTGCAAAAAATTGATACAATTTCGATGTAGATAtaaatttgtcaattcatacaattaaattaaaataacaactaTGATAACATCAAAATCGTATGAGTTTGTGCTAAAAGTTACTATGAGAATTATAAGAACCGACTGAATTGGATAAAACTGAATTTGAAAGGCCTTGATCTAAGTTCGCCAAGTATTTGATGCTCTAGGATTTTGCCACGTGTGgttttgcaaaaataatttctaAACTTACACTGATTTAAAGCAAATTTTATTGTTGAACAAATTGTGTTTCAATTTGAACGCACAGACTTTAATAATTAATTGGCAACTTCCCTGCCCTTAATCCGGATGAACTCCTAGTCTACGACATTGATGACTAAGGAGGGATTCATTGAGGCAATATATATTTGACTAGTCTcgcatggttttatttattttttactggAAAAAAAGTTATACTCAAACATTTTGATCTGTTATGAATTCAGGTTTTTCTGACTACCTATTCAAATTACATGCAATTAACATTTGGTCGCTTTTACATTAGTTGGtctatgcaaaaaaaaaaaaaaaaagataaaaaaaatcatctgTAAAATCTCTTTACCTCTATTTCTTATGTCCTTCCAGGCTAAACAGGATTTTGAGAATCATCAAAAATTCATAACCTTCTTTTACGTATAACCATTGAAATTTCAAAGTCTTAGGTAAAATTTACCGAAGAATGCACATACAGAAAGGTCAATAACTATACTTCCTATAAAGGTTAGAATTCGTagtttgaaaaatcaaattttgcaaTGGCAGTCACCTATGCATCAAGGGGAAGACTGCAATGCAAGTGTACGCGGAGTAATAAAAAAAGGTTGGAGATCTAGATACTACTCAGTGACATGCTGCGAAATTTCCATTCGCCTACTAGTCTTTGACGGTTGAATGTAGAAATTTTGAAGTCGCATTTATGTAGAACATACGCAACGGATGTTCTGTCCCACATCCTGTGCCACTTTCTgtcctattttttattatattactatttctcctacaaaacatcatattttagttttttttttattttcttaaaatccaataactattaattgagtaatacacaaaatttaataaactcaaaaaattaaaatgcataaaaaatgtaattttttaagaattttctgctatatttttaattttttattatgtattacttttttgaagctgctgtatttattttttactcaattaatagttattagattttaaggaaacaaaaaagaactaaaacatgatgtttatgtaagaaaaatagcaatataataaaaaatgggacagagagtggcacaggtGTGGGACAGAACATCCGTTGCGGTAGAACATACGGATTGACTATCCTTTTCATCAAAACacgaaaggaagaaaaccaaaaaagaagGTGAAAAGAACAGTAGCCTCTTATTCTTGTTATTATAGACTAGTGAAGAACTCATTTGGCGCCAAGATAAATTCTATAGCATACAGAAGAGAACAAGCCTAATTACACGATGTTACTCAAAACAACTTTAGTACTGGTGGTGGCGTGTATACTGGCTGGATGCGCAGCCTTGAACGATCCCGGATTCAGCTATAACGAGTTCCAATCAGCGAACCTGATTCTTGATGGAGCAGCAAGAATCAGAAGAAATGGCATCCTTGAGCTGACCAACACATCTGACTCCAAAAAAGGGGGCATGGGGCATGCCTTTGTTCCCAATCCCAtcaatttcaaaaacacctcTAACAGTTCTGCTTTCTCCTTTTCCACCTACTTCGTCTTCGCTATGGTGCCAGAATTTCCAACCCTGGCAGGTGGTCACGGGATTGTTTTCGTGATTGCACCAACAAGAGGTCTTCCAGGGGCTCAATCGAAGGGATTCTTGGGCCTGTTCAATGAAAGCAACAATGGCAATGCCACTAATCACGTTTTCGGGGTGGAGCTGGACACTGACGAGACCAATGACTTCGGTGATATCAATGACAATCATGTTGGTATAGATATTAACAGTTTAAGGTCTAAAGCAGCAAAGCCAGCAGGATACCAGGCTAGTAATGGTTCAGATTTAGATATAAGTCTTACTAGTGGCCAGCCAATTCAAATTTGGGTGGAATATAATGGGTTGGATAAGCAAATAGATGTTACAATAGCTCCGTTGTCACAAGGTAAGCCAAATGCTTCTCTCTTGACTCTGTCCTACGATCTTTCACCAATATTGAAGAGGAAAATGTATGTTGGATTCTCATCATCCACGGGTTCACGACCAACATCCCATTATATCCTGGGATGGAGCTTCCAGATAAATGGGGTTGCACAAAGGCTAGATCTCAGTAGGCTTCCAAAGCTTCCTCGAGTTGGAAAAAAGGAGGTGTCTCAACTTTTGACAATCGGCTTGCCCCTGATTTTTGTAATTTCAACATCAATTGCGATCTCAGGAGTAGTTTACTATGTAAGGAGGAAGAGGAAGTTTGCAGAAGTGGTGGAAGAATGGGAACTTGCTTACGGACCACACAGGTTCAAGTACAAAGATTTATACACCGCCACCAAAGGGTTTAAAGATAAAGATTTACTAGGTGCAGGAGGGTTTGGAAAGGTCTACAGAGGAGTTCTGCCAACAAACAACATTGAGGTTGCTGTCAAGAAGGTATCTCATGAATCAAGACAGGGAATAAGAGAATTTGTGGCTGAAATAGTTAGTATTGGCCGTCTTCGCCATCGAAATCTGGTGCCACTCTTGGGTTATTGTCGGCGCAAGAGCGAGTTGCTTTTGGTCTACGAATTCATGTCCAATGGGAGTCTGGACAGGTTCTTATACAACCAGAAGGATTACACCCTCAATTGGAACGAAAGATTTCGAGTTATTAAAGGTGTAGCATCTGGATTGCTTTATCTACATGAGGAATGGGAGCAAGTAGTTATTCACAGGGATGTAAAAGCCAGCAATGTATTATTAGACGGTGAATTGAATGGAAGGTTAGGAGATTTCGGGCTTGCAAGGTTATATGATCATGGAACTGCCCCACAGACTACCCATGTAGTGGGAACTCTTGGTTACCTTGCCCCTGAGCTTAATAGAAGGGGAAAGGCCACAACAGGCACGGACGTTTATGCATTCGGGGCCTTTATGCTTGAGGTTGCCTGCGGGAGGAGGCCAATCGAGCCAGCAGCGCCCACAGAGGATGTGGTTTTGGTTGATCGCGTGCATTCATGCTGGAatagaggtgaaattcttgaggCGATTGATCCAAAATTCGGAGCTGATTATGTGATAGAGGAGGCAGAATTGGTGTTGAAGCTAGGTCTGTTATGCTCGCTTTCTGAGCCCACTGCTCGGCCAAGCATGCGGCAAGTTCTGCTCTACTTGGAATGCTCTGCGGAACCACCTGAATTTCCATCTCTTGGTATAACTGCAAATGGCTTGGCATCTGCAGGTTATGATGGCTCTAATCATTTTATTAGCTCCTATCCATCTTCTGCGGAGAAGCCATGTTCTAAATCTTCTTCTTTCATTGCTGATTCTGTTCTTTCTGGTGGCCGCTGATCGATTAATATGCTTCTTATAATTCTGTTTAGTCATGTTTGGTTAGAAAGTGCAGAATGACAATTGAGTAAGTTTGTAAGCGATTGTGCTTTTGTCCAATTCTGTGCAGTTATCTATCTATCTATTTATTATTATACAATGTAATCGTGTTCTTCCGTTCTTTTGTAACACCTAATATATCCTTAATGAAATTATTACACGTCTAAAACATCTTTAACTTCTTTTACTACTAATAACTTGTCGTACTCATTTAATTACTGGGAACTACTTCCGTCAATTAGAGTCATAAGTCTTCTTAATGAATCCTTACACGTAAATCCCATTTCCATACTCCTAAAATTTGTTGAGTCCAAGTTTTTTTGGTTTAAGGGAATCACTTATGACTACTTTCAAAAGTCTATTATGTGCAGAGAAGACAGCTTTCAGAAGTCTATCACGTGTAGAGAAGACAGCTTTCAAAGGTCTATTACGTGCAGAGAAGACAACTTTTGAGGAGAGTAAATTGTTGAGTCCAAATTTTAGTTCAAGGGAATCAGTTATGACTACTTTTAGAAGCCTATTACGTGCAGGGCAGAGCAAAACAATCTCAGTTGCCAagtcttaatcaaatttaaccACTTGATTAGCAATCACATACGTACATACAAAGCTAAACATTTGTTACACGTTCCCTCTCCTAATTATCATTTATTGGAATAAGTAACATGATGAGGCAGAGAAACATGATAAATTTTCACGTTTCTTAGCAGCTTATGTTATGATTTATTGACTTTCAGATAAATAATAGCAAAAGCAACGGCTTTATAACTTTAGTTTAAGAACTCTTTTTGATGTAAAGTACTTCTTTACTctttatgttatttttcaattttcgcTGGTGGATGCTAGCTATTGAGGATCTAAAAGACAAGTATTAAATAGGAGTATGTATCAATTGGAATTCAAATCACACAGAGGGAGAGCATTCACgagattaaagaagaaaaggatgAAGTAGAAGGATATCACTCTTCCATCTTTCTTATACCATAtaggtttttcttccaaacttgatttttatatgcttttagTAATATAACATATTATTGTGTTTTATCTACATTGCAACTTCTAAACTTTAATGTAGCGATTTTGCAAATAATCAAGTAGTGGCAATCAAAATTCACGAATTAAAAGATTGCTTATTACAACATCACGCCAACCATGAATTGATAATTCAGGAGTCGTGTCAATTGTAGATTGATAGTGCACACAAGAATGTTTTGGAATAGCTTGGTATACATCTTCATATGTGACAAGTGTTGAACatatgcaataataaaaacctatttaacaaaaatataaatttgcgAATAGCGGTGGGTAAGATCGTCTCTTCAGGAATTGAGGGAAATTCGTTTCTTTTCAAGTGAAAATTAACTGGGgaagtttggaaaattgaaaTTAAACTACACAAAAAACTTAAATAAGAATTTGCAAATAGAAGAGAATTGAAATTAAATCAATAAATACACAAGTCCTAGCCaaggagataatttcaaaagtggttcaTGCAGCTATTCATTGATTCAagaattatttcttttattcgttaataaataggttatagtTGCCAAATAAGTAATAACAATCAACTTTTCCTTACcgtctcgatagttaaggtatgCCTGTTAATCACTTCCTTAACcaaaaaacaaccctaggtacgccAGTAGAATTTAATTTATTgattgcattagaaactagaaaaATCCTATCCTAATCAACAAACATACTATGAGAGttcatttaaattagatcatatgttttcctaacatgaaaccaatcacacTAGACACCACTAATttaagacaattaaacaattacggatttaattgccCTAATTGGCAATAGTTTGTTAAGTTGAATTAAATATCGAGGCCCTTGATattcaaacaacaaaacaactatgagaaattaaatcagaaaacaCGCAAATactaatgaataaaagaaattaggaaaaatcattcaaaatgtctataacattttgtaaaatgacttttttcgtctctcacttttaaaagtgtaattttacatcCTTTATAAATTCACATTAggcaaatttggtccctacctagGTTTTCATCTAGTTTTTAGTCGGAAttcatcacgtgccttgcatgtgatcattttttaggggaattgttaaatcaaaatttacataatccatCTATAGTCCCTtatatttcataaaatgaattgtttcatccctaacatttcacaaaataaatttttcatccctcattgaccATGTGTACGAATAGTTTTTTTTATCCATGTATAAATTTATGTGATTTCACCTGGACAATATGAATAGCACGTAAtatttctatttgatttcacctaaatagATTAATTGTAGTTATATatatgctattcaatagatatatacatgagtttaaatctaacaattttgttttaaacccatatatacacatatacgtatctatttgatttcaccatgtAAATTTATTCAATATTTGTAGCCTTTTctattttggtaataattcatttattgagttgtgTAATAAGGCCATCTAATTAATCGATCTTAACTCAAATTCTATAGCCATGCTAACAAATTGcagtttaaatctgaaatttttactcGCTACCCTTAAAACCAACAGTTGAATTTCGTGCCTTCTGATACTCTTAAAATTTGAAGGACAAAAAACCTTGGCGACCACTAAACTATTTGTCAAGTCAAGTTTTGACCATCAAACAATTTTTCGTCACAAGTTGGCTACTAAACTAACTAATTAGTACACTCATGACCATTGCATAAATTAATACTTGTAATCTATGAAATAACCAGAACACGTGGCATGGTTTTGCTTTCAATCATGTAAATGGTGGTCAAAACTGCTCCTACACTTCACCACATGTTCTACTTATTTCATAGATTAAGAGCATTAATCGATGCAATGGTCACGGGTGTATTGATTAATTAGTTGAGTGGCCTATTTGTGACGAAAAATTATTTGATGGTCAAAACTTGATCTAACTAATAGTTTGTGGCCGCTGAAATTTTTTACCCAAATTTGAAGGTGTCAATCATTTACTTCTCTTTGTtatacttttcctttgtttattttttctatccaaatttaattcaatataaacacttgataatatttagaattaaatatcttatttgttttcaattttcaaataaaaagaaattaacaTGAGTGAACAGTACATTCAagcgaaatcaaatagagatatattcatgctattcatattatttaggtgaaattaaataaatatatacatgaatttaaaaaaaagttattcatatacatgatcaatgagatatgaaaaaatttattttgtaaaatatgaaggatgaaaaaatttattttatgaaatgtgaggaacaaaataatttatttgtgaaatatgagggacaaaaaaattcattttgtgaaatgtgagggaatATGGAttggattatgtaaattttgatttgaaaattttgcccttaaaaaatgatcgcATGTGGTGGATTCCGACAAAAAATGAATCGAAAATCTAGATAGgaaccaaatttgatcaatgtaaatttgtaagggatgtaaaagtatatttttaaaagtgaggaacggacaaaattattttacaaaatgtaaacagcattttgaacgatttttctaagaaatcaataaaaataattagatcTCATAGATGTAGTTGAACCGAATCCTTTGTTaatccttgactagaaaagagGAATTTAGTTGCGCATCATCAGGATAAATCCGCACGAATTGGATGAGAGTGTTCGCATAAGTGTTCAGCAATAGAAAAACTcccaagaaagaaaagacagAAAGCGGTCGTCCCCTTCTCCTGATGCTCCCATCATGAATTTTGTTTCTTGCCAAAGTACTAATCAAGAAGCCAGCCAACTTCCTCTCCCCTTGTTTCCTACTCCGTGTCTActactaaaaataataaaacattttcctaaatagaaaaaagaaactacaaaAGATAATGTTCATGTTTTCTAATCCAATACTACTACTAACAGCGATAGTCAAAGCCTTCCAAGTCTCCAACCAAAAGTACCCATAGCTGATTCGAATTAAGAAATCCTTGTGTGTTGTAAATTCTCGATTCTTTTGGACTTGAAAGCAGGTTCCGATCGTGCCACCATCAAACTAATTCTTCACATACTAAAAAATTGCTCCTCTTAATTGCGTTTTGCTCATTTTCCTACAATTAACACCATTAActaaatataagtagaatctattaattaacacaatatttggctAGAATCAAAGGCAAAATAATCATAAATCTAATAACAAAAAATGCATCCTATTACTATGTAAATGGTTTCTTTCAGGTTAAAGGATATTAAGATGCTATAATAGCCTTTTAATCGTATTGTATATCAATAGATTGAAAAGTATGATCCATTGAAAACTCTAAATTTCAACGATcaacaaactatttacaaaaaaattaaCTTTTATAACAAGTAAGGCTTCTCAATTAATTAAAGTTGTATATAGATAATTCTTGaactttaactttttttttgtataagcaacatatttttttgagcatgatgaaaatcataaataaaacaaattttatGACTTCTTACTAAAGGAACAAAAGAACATGACAATGAGAATGTTTTAAAATTACAAGCTTATTAGATGAACTAAAGAACATGAGAATGAGAACCCTTTAACAGTATTGCAGCGTCAAAGAGTGTTACTATTAAAAATagggtaaaataccaaaatacTCCCTGTAGTTTGATAAATGGTCAATTTAATTATCTTTCATTTGGAAACCTACACTATAATTCTCTGTGGTTtcgactaaattgaaaattgcaTAGAAAGCGTCAAACCTAACAGTTCTGtgtgaaatgtcaatattgCCCCTACCATATGTGAGATGCTTTCTATTCAATTTTCAGTTTACTCGAAACCGTAAGGAGTCataatgtaatttttcaaatcagaagaagttaaattgaacatttgacCAACCATAGGGAGTTCATATATATAGAAACAATATTGATATTTCGCATATAATCGTTAGATTGGATGTTTTCCatccaattttcaatttagttgaaATCACATAGAGTTATAGTGTAGGTTTTTAAACAAAagggagttaaattgaacatttagCAAGCTATAAAgagttttttggtattttactcttaaaaataagaatatacttgattatgagtTATTCTGACAATATGAAATAAAACTTTGGATAAATTACTAATAATTTTCGTGTGGTTTCATCTATTGCCATATAACCCCGCTATTGTTTTAAAATATCCATTTTACCCTCTATAGTTTCACATGAACTAGAAATTTAATAGAAAATAGTCTATGTAACATCATTAGTTGAAATACTAATAGTACACTCACTTAA containing:
- the LOC113723049 gene encoding L-type lectin-domain containing receptor kinase IV.1-like — protein: MLLKTTLVLVVACILAGCAALNDPGFSYNEFQSANLILDGAARIRRNGILELTNTSDSKKGGMGHAFVPNPINFKNTSNSSAFSFSTYFVFAMVPEFPTLAGGHGIVFVIAPTRGLPGAQSKGFLGLFNESNNGNATNHVFGVELDTDETNDFGDINDNHVGIDINSLRSKAAKPAGYQASNGSDLDISLTSGQPIQIWVEYNGLDKQIDVTIAPLSQGKPNASLLTLSYDLSPILKRKMYVGFSSSTGSRPTSHYILGWSFQINGVAQRLDLSRLPKLPRVGKKEVSQLLTIGLPLIFVISTSIAISGVVYYVRRKRKFAEVVEEWELAYGPHRFKYKDLYTATKGFKDKDLLGAGGFGKVYRGVLPTNNIEVAVKKVSHESRQGIREFVAEIVSIGRLRHRNLVPLLGYCRRKSELLLVYEFMSNGSLDRFLYNQKDYTLNWNERFRVIKGVASGLLYLHEEWEQVVIHRDVKASNVLLDGELNGRLGDFGLARLYDHGTAPQTTHVVGTLGYLAPELNRRGKATTGTDVYAFGAFMLEVACGRRPIEPAAPTEDVVLVDRVHSCWNRGEILEAIDPKFGADYVIEEAELVLKLGLLCSLSEPTARPSMRQVLLYLECSAEPPEFPSLGITANGLASAGYDGSNHFISSYPSSAEKPCSKSSSFIADSVLSGGR